Proteins from a single region of Sphingopyxis sp. BSN-002:
- the copC gene encoding copper homeostasis periplasmic binding protein CopC, producing the protein MIKLSLSPLAGLAAAAAALALSPTAALAHAKLVASTPAANAKVAKVASIQLKFSEKLIASTVKAELVMTGMPGMADHPPMKIAIGSAMGKDGKSLTLTPKRALVPGTYKVKWSAAGADTHRMGSEFSFTVK; encoded by the coding sequence ATGATCAAGCTTTCCCTCTCCCCCCTTGCCGGCCTCGCCGCCGCCGCAGCGGCGCTCGCGCTTTCGCCGACGGCTGCGCTGGCGCATGCGAAACTTGTCGCCTCGACCCCAGCAGCGAATGCCAAGGTCGCGAAGGTGGCCTCGATCCAGCTCAAGTTCAGCGAAAAGCTGATCGCCTCGACCGTAAAGGCCGAACTGGTCATGACCGGCATGCCCGGCATGGCCGATCACCCGCCGATGAAGATCGCCATCGGCTCTGCGATGGGCAAGGACGGCAAGTCGTTGACGCTCACCCCGAAGCGCGCGCTCGTCCCCGGCACCTACAAGGTCAAATGGTCAGCTGCGGGGGCCGATACGCACCGCATGGGCAGCGAATTCAGCTTCACGGTGAAATAG
- the rlmJ gene encoding 23S rRNA (adenine(2030)-N(6))-methyltransferase RlmJ, with protein MNYRHSFHAGNSADVVKHSLLIALVRALQQKPGALTLIDTHAGCGLYDLGGDEARRTGEATQGVVRAFADTNPLLDDYRAAVQAVNAGEEPHLYPGSPRFLAQLLRPQDFLILNEKHPEDVYALRGAMRGTSAAVHQRDAYELWLAMLPPRTARGVVVVDPPYEQTDERERITATLAAAHRKWAHGVTVIWYPLKDRATHVRWKAQLRKLGIPKFLVVEHWLYDGDQPDIYNGAGLFIVNPPYAFTQALPPQLEALRAALAPEGHRGEITADWLDD; from the coding sequence ATGAATTATCGCCACAGCTTTCATGCCGGCAACAGCGCCGATGTCGTAAAGCACAGCCTGCTGATCGCCCTCGTGCGGGCGTTGCAGCAAAAGCCGGGCGCGCTGACCCTGATCGACACCCATGCCGGTTGCGGGCTGTACGACCTTGGCGGCGATGAGGCGAGGCGCACCGGCGAGGCTACGCAGGGCGTAGTGCGCGCCTTCGCCGACACGAACCCCTTGCTGGACGACTATCGCGCCGCCGTGCAGGCGGTAAATGCCGGGGAGGAGCCGCACCTCTACCCCGGATCGCCGCGCTTCCTGGCGCAGCTTCTGCGTCCGCAGGATTTTCTGATCCTGAACGAGAAACATCCCGAAGACGTCTATGCCCTGCGCGGCGCGATGCGCGGCACATCTGCCGCCGTCCATCAGCGCGACGCCTACGAGCTTTGGCTGGCGATGCTGCCGCCCCGCACCGCGCGCGGCGTGGTGGTGGTCGACCCGCCGTACGAGCAGACCGATGAACGCGAACGTATCACCGCCACCCTCGCCGCCGCGCACCGCAAATGGGCGCATGGCGTGACGGTGATCTGGTATCCGCTGAAAGATCGCGCCACGCATGTGCGGTGGAAGGCGCAGCTACGCAAGCTTGGCATCCCGAAGTTTCTGGTGGTGGAGCATTGGTTGTACGATGGCGATCAGCCAGACATCTATAACGGCGCGGGCCTCTTTATCGTCAACCCGCCTTACGCCTTCACGCAGGCGCTGCCGCCTCAGCTGGAAGCCTTGCGCGCGGCGCTGGCGCCGGAAGGGCATAGGGGGGAAATCACGGCCGACTGGTTGGACGACTGA
- a CDS encoding Yip1 family protein — MTDAPSNNLPPAASGIISRAKDILLKPTETWPVIAAEPATTQSIYVPYVLVLAALGPIAGFIGQQVFGITMFGVTYHPPLGSALVLAVVSYALSLATTFALALVIDALAPNFGGEKNQVQALKVAAYAGTAGWVGGLFGILPAIAPIGILFALYGLYLLYLGLPVLMKAPQDKALVYTVVVVVVYIVLFLIVGAVVGALSAPSLVTIN; from the coding sequence ATGACTGACGCACCTTCGAACAATCTGCCGCCCGCGGCATCGGGCATCATATCGCGCGCGAAGGATATCCTTCTCAAGCCGACGGAAACCTGGCCGGTAATCGCGGCCGAACCCGCGACGACACAGTCGATATATGTGCCCTATGTGCTCGTACTCGCTGCGCTCGGTCCGATCGCGGGCTTCATCGGGCAGCAGGTTTTCGGGATCACAATGTTCGGGGTCACCTATCATCCGCCGCTGGGTAGCGCTTTGGTGCTGGCGGTCGTTTCCTACGCGCTGTCGCTGGCCACCACCTTCGCCCTCGCGCTGGTCATCGACGCTCTCGCGCCGAACTTCGGCGGCGAGAAAAATCAGGTTCAGGCGCTGAAGGTTGCCGCTTACGCCGGAACCGCCGGTTGGGTCGGTGGCCTCTTCGGGATTCTCCCCGCGATTGCTCCGATCGGCATCCTCTTCGCGCTCTACGGTCTGTATCTGTTGTATCTCGGCCTGCCGGTGCTGATGAAGGCGCCGCAAGACAAGGCGCTCGTCTACACCGTCGTCGTCGTCGTCGTGTATATCGTGCTGTTCCTGATCGTCGGTGCAGTCGTCGGAGCGCTCAGCGCACCCTCGCTGGTCACGATCAACTGA
- a CDS encoding discoidin domain-containing protein — protein sequence MTGLRTLSAALIGAAAMFAGTGIVAAQTKGEPDLFAFAEGARLVAYPDDVLISQMDSSPLNLIDGSDITDWTGQASPSPVFVLELAERTELSRISFDAGPLNRDAKAVRSVTVEVSDTSSTSGFETVAAVTLKPLKKNQSFSFDPEFLPVGRWVRLTVVDNYAGDEYSALTGFHGYGKQLTNVAKMPNVTGTYQGHSGWGKISLTQQGDQVTGCYELLQGRVTGVIKGRTMILSMTEIGLDGSPIKHRAYFGMSPNGRELIGIGRNADPSLIGYFDFYAADRTGNRAGTCG from the coding sequence ATGACCGGACTTCGCACATTATCCGCCGCTCTGATCGGAGCGGCAGCAATGTTTGCCGGAACGGGCATCGTCGCCGCGCAGACCAAGGGCGAACCCGACCTCTTCGCCTTTGCCGAGGGTGCTCGTCTCGTTGCCTACCCCGACGATGTTCTGATCAGCCAGATGGACAGCAGCCCGCTCAACCTGATCGACGGGTCTGACATAACCGACTGGACCGGGCAGGCCTCGCCGTCGCCCGTGTTCGTTCTCGAACTGGCGGAGCGTACCGAACTCAGCCGTATCTCCTTCGACGCCGGCCCGCTCAATCGCGATGCAAAAGCAGTGAGATCGGTGACGGTCGAAGTGTCCGACACCTCGTCCACCAGCGGTTTCGAAACCGTCGCCGCGGTGACGCTGAAGCCGCTCAAGAAAAATCAGAGCTTTTCCTTCGACCCCGAATTCCTGCCCGTCGGGCGCTGGGTGCGTCTGACCGTCGTCGATAACTATGCCGGCGACGAATATTCGGCGCTCACCGGCTTTCACGGTTACGGAAAGCAACTGACCAACGTGGCGAAAATGCCCAATGTGACGGGCACGTATCAGGGACATAGCGGCTGGGGGAAGATCAGCCTGACGCAACAGGGCGATCAGGTAACCGGATGCTACGAGTTGCTTCAGGGCCGGGTTACGGGCGTCATCAAGGGCCGCACGATGATCCTCAGCATGACCGAAATCGGTCTCGACGGATCGCCGATCAAGCATCGCGCCTATTTCGGGATGAGCCCCAATGGTCGCGAACTGATCGGCATCGGACGAAATGCCGATCCGTCGCTCATCGGCTATTTCGATTTCTACGCCGCCGATCGCACGGGCAATCGCGCCGGGACCTGCGGCTGA
- a CDS encoding serine/threonine-protein kinase, giving the protein MGDEAAKWSAVQGLFDQLVDLPPSDQDRLLDRSDAPAEVVAKARAMLIADRAAGVLDRGSPLFAGEQEPAGDFTSLATGQVIGGFTIDAHLGRGGMGEVYLAHRTTDDFVQTVAIKLLRIEASDRAQLFSRERRLLASLNHPNIARLIDGGVSADGRPYMVMDYVDGQPIDVFVREHETDLANRLRLFGDICDAVAYAHAHLVVHRDLKPSNIMIDGTGEVKLLDFGIAKLIDGDFAAPETTQAMLTPDYAAPEQLGGEQVTVSTDVYALGTILFQLLTGSSPWQRDGSSVPMMVRRILQEDPPLPSKIAAREGAPVRAQAIGGDLDAIILKAMRRDPDQRYGSVSDLADDVARHLALKPVKAREGTTRYRFGRFVRRNKLAVTAGAAAVTALLVGVGGIVWQSHQTAIERDLAQDAARRSASINQMLQIMLRDTAEADVGDEVTVKQMLNSTADRLVNSVDTSADSATLVSTLFDLYINLEDPVGADALITKAMARGIGKSDAVATAQLKVRAAASAASLGKIDAMAPLIDAAEPVFRTDPVRFRRELVDVNLTRAQLFRRTGRIEDAITLLTHTLDNADIAYADNYRDRMTVYNNLLAYMIEANQVDAMPAIFDRADKITAANKQGDSTLALAMDQLKAVRFAKLDQPARAEPILQRVIARRRAAFGRSAGLAVDLFHLGRVKISLGKYREASLLLGESWPMANEKLSPAAQPTLIIGGTLIEALAETGDIAQANVVLGKVDQILKDMPSGPVNAIVDRARAITLLKMGRVAEATAAADRAEAIFKAMGPTGETYLKAFPALRKRLAAGR; this is encoded by the coding sequence ATGGGCGACGAGGCGGCAAAATGGTCAGCTGTGCAGGGGCTGTTCGATCAATTGGTCGACCTGCCACCGTCCGATCAGGATCGCTTGCTCGACCGGTCCGATGCTCCAGCCGAAGTCGTTGCCAAAGCCAGGGCCATGCTCATCGCCGACCGCGCCGCAGGGGTACTCGACCGGGGGTCGCCGTTGTTTGCCGGCGAGCAGGAACCCGCGGGCGACTTTACATCGCTTGCCACCGGACAGGTCATCGGAGGCTTCACGATCGACGCCCATCTGGGTCGCGGCGGCATGGGCGAAGTCTATCTGGCGCATCGCACGACCGACGATTTCGTCCAGACGGTTGCGATCAAGCTGTTGCGCATCGAGGCATCGGATCGTGCCCAGCTTTTTTCCCGCGAGCGCCGCCTGCTCGCCAGCCTGAATCATCCCAATATCGCCCGGTTGATCGACGGCGGCGTGTCAGCGGACGGTCGGCCCTATATGGTGATGGACTATGTCGACGGACAACCGATCGACGTCTTCGTCCGCGAGCATGAAACGGATCTTGCCAACCGCCTGCGGCTGTTTGGCGACATATGCGATGCGGTGGCCTATGCTCACGCCCACCTTGTGGTGCACCGTGACCTTAAGCCGTCTAACATCATGATCGACGGAACGGGTGAGGTGAAACTGCTCGATTTCGGAATCGCCAAGCTGATCGACGGCGATTTTGCGGCGCCCGAGACAACCCAGGCGATGCTGACGCCTGATTATGCCGCGCCGGAGCAATTGGGCGGCGAACAGGTAACGGTTTCAACCGATGTCTATGCCCTCGGCACCATATTGTTTCAGCTGCTCACAGGCAGTTCGCCATGGCAACGCGACGGCAGCTCGGTTCCGATGATGGTGCGACGCATCCTGCAGGAGGATCCCCCGCTGCCGAGCAAGATTGCCGCGCGCGAGGGAGCGCCGGTCCGCGCGCAAGCGATCGGCGGCGATCTGGATGCCATCATATTGAAGGCGATGCGGCGCGACCCCGATCAGCGCTATGGAAGCGTGTCCGATCTGGCCGACGACGTCGCACGGCATCTGGCCCTGAAGCCCGTCAAGGCACGCGAGGGAACGACGCGCTATCGGTTCGGGCGTTTTGTGCGCCGCAACAAGCTGGCGGTGACGGCGGGCGCGGCGGCCGTTACCGCGCTGCTCGTAGGCGTGGGCGGCATCGTCTGGCAATCGCATCAGACCGCGATCGAGCGCGACCTCGCGCAGGATGCGGCGCGACGCTCGGCATCGATCAACCAGATGTTGCAGATCATGCTGCGCGACACCGCGGAAGCTGATGTCGGGGACGAGGTGACGGTCAAGCAGATGCTCAACTCGACCGCCGATCGCCTGGTCAATTCCGTCGATACCAGCGCAGACTCGGCGACACTCGTGTCGACCCTGTTCGACCTCTACATCAACCTCGAGGATCCGGTCGGTGCCGACGCGCTGATCACCAAGGCGATGGCGCGCGGCATCGGCAAGAGCGACGCCGTGGCAACGGCGCAGTTGAAGGTCCGCGCCGCGGCTTCGGCTGCATCCTTGGGAAAGATCGACGCCATGGCGCCGCTCATCGATGCCGCCGAGCCGGTCTTTCGAACCGATCCCGTCCGGTTTCGCCGTGAGCTGGTGGATGTAAACCTGACTCGCGCACAGCTGTTTCGCCGGACCGGTCGGATCGAAGACGCCATCACGCTGCTGACGCACACGCTCGACAACGCCGACATCGCCTATGCCGACAATTATCGCGACCGGATGACGGTCTACAACAATCTGCTCGCCTATATGATCGAGGCGAATCAGGTCGATGCGATGCCCGCTATCTTCGACCGGGCGGACAAGATTACAGCTGCGAACAAGCAAGGCGACAGCACCCTGGCGCTGGCCATGGACCAGCTGAAAGCCGTGCGCTTCGCCAAGCTGGACCAGCCTGCCCGCGCCGAGCCGATCCTCCAGCGTGTCATCGCGCGTCGCCGTGCGGCATTCGGCCGATCGGCCGGGCTCGCGGTCGATCTGTTTCATCTTGGCCGCGTCAAGATTTCGCTCGGCAAATATAGGGAAGCCAGCCTGCTGCTCGGCGAGTCCTGGCCTATGGCGAACGAGAAGCTCAGCCCGGCTGCGCAGCCGACGCTGATCATCGGGGGAACATTGATCGAAGCGCTGGCCGAAACGGGCGATATCGCGCAGGCGAATGTCGTGCTCGGAAAAGTCGATCAGATCCTGAAAGATATGCCCTCCGGACCGGTGAACGCCATCGTCGATCGCGCAAGGGCAATCACGCTGCTCAAGATGGGGCGCGTCGCCGAAGCCACAGCCGCTGCCGACCGGGCGGAGGCGATCTTCAAGGCGATGGGCCCAACCGGCGAAACCTATCTGAAAGCGTTTCCCGCGCTCCGCAAACGACTGGCGGCTGGACGCTAG
- a CDS encoding periplasmic heavy metal sensor, with the protein MTAARRVAIIGFIAFLAALAGVFVGRLLVDAPKPSEAELHTLLHRELTLSVDQEKRLQAIEAQYSGRREALELEMRASNIRLAQAIDAEHGYGPRVTKAIDETHEVMGELQKETLRHLFAMRSVLDRDQAAMFDKVVVKALTADAR; encoded by the coding sequence ATGACCGCCGCGCGCCGGGTGGCAATCATCGGCTTCATCGCGTTTCTCGCGGCGCTCGCCGGCGTTTTCGTCGGCCGGCTGCTTGTCGACGCGCCCAAGCCGAGCGAGGCCGAACTGCATACGCTGCTGCACCGCGAACTGACGCTTTCCGTTGATCAGGAAAAGCGGCTGCAGGCGATCGAGGCGCAATATTCCGGGCGGCGCGAAGCGCTCGAACTCGAAATGCGGGCGTCGAACATCCGTCTGGCGCAGGCGATCGATGCCGAGCATGGCTACGGTCCGCGCGTGACCAAGGCGATCGACGAGACGCACGAGGTGATGGGCGAATTGCAGAAGGAGACGCTCCGCCACCTCTTCGCGATGCGCAGCGTTCTCGATCGCGATCAGGCCGCGATGTTCGACAAGGTTGTGGTCAAGGCGCTGACCGCCGATGCGAGGTGA
- a CDS encoding copper resistance system multicopper oxidase — protein sequence MQIDRRRFIGAAAGSGAAAALAAWMPAWAQPVSAGLKAQLPTVSGEDITLRIARQTMRVDGKVARAIGINGTIPGPLIRLREGQKARLTVVNELDEDSSIHWHGLILPFHMDGVPGVSFPGIKPRSTFVYEFPIVQAGTYWYHSHSGLQEQIGHYGPIVIDPKDADPVAYDREHVIVLSDHSRLSPEAIFRKLKVNPGHFNMQRQTLGGLLAGEDQPLKDRVEWGAMRMDPTDVADVNGSTYTFLVNGHGPRDNWTALFAPGERVRLRIVNASAMSIFNVRIPGLRMSIVQADGLNVVPLPVDEFQIGVAETYDVIVTPVEDRAYSFVAEVNDRSGMARATLAPRADMVADVPPLRKRPLATMKDMGMGAMGDGGDASCTAEHAAMGHCTPAADAGTDHAAMGHGAGGMNHSMRDFDVAPQVKRDPSVQSISPMPVDRMGEPGQGLEDVGHKVMTYRDLVALDRNPDVRAPGRSLDIHLTGNMERFMWSFDGVKMSDHHEPIPFIEGERVRVNLINDSMMSHPIHLHGHFFELVTGKGDRAPRKHTVIVQPGGIATFDFTADALGDWAFHCHLLYHMHAGMMRVVSVRPKGDAA from the coding sequence ATGCAGATCGATCGGCGGCGATTCATTGGCGCGGCAGCGGGCAGCGGGGCGGCAGCGGCGCTTGCCGCATGGATGCCGGCATGGGCGCAGCCGGTTTCGGCCGGCCTGAAAGCCCAATTGCCGACCGTGTCCGGCGAGGACATCACGCTGCGGATCGCGCGCCAGACGATGCGCGTCGATGGCAAGGTTGCCCGCGCGATCGGGATCAACGGGACGATACCCGGTCCGCTGATCCGCCTGCGCGAAGGGCAGAAGGCGCGGCTGACGGTGGTCAACGAGCTCGACGAAGACAGTTCGATCCACTGGCACGGGCTGATCCTGCCGTTTCACATGGACGGGGTTCCCGGGGTCAGCTTCCCGGGCATCAAGCCGCGATCGACCTTCGTCTATGAATTCCCGATCGTGCAGGCAGGCACCTATTGGTACCACAGCCATTCGGGGCTTCAGGAACAGATCGGCCATTACGGCCCGATCGTCATCGACCCGAAGGACGCCGATCCGGTCGCGTATGACCGCGAGCATGTCATTGTCCTGTCCGATCACAGCCGCCTGTCGCCCGAGGCGATTTTCCGCAAGCTCAAGGTCAACCCCGGCCATTTCAACATGCAGCGCCAGACGCTTGGCGGATTGTTGGCTGGCGAGGACCAGCCGCTGAAGGACCGCGTCGAATGGGGCGCGATGCGGATGGACCCGACCGACGTCGCCGACGTCAATGGCTCGACCTACACCTTTCTCGTCAACGGGCATGGCCCTCGCGACAACTGGACGGCGCTGTTCGCGCCCGGCGAGCGCGTACGGCTGCGCATCGTCAATGCCTCGGCGATGTCGATCTTCAATGTCCGCATCCCGGGTCTTCGCATGTCCATCGTGCAGGCCGACGGGCTCAATGTCGTGCCGTTGCCCGTCGACGAGTTCCAGATCGGCGTCGCCGAAACCTATGACGTGATCGTCACGCCGGTCGAAGATCGCGCTTACAGCTTCGTCGCCGAAGTCAACGACCGGTCGGGTATGGCGCGCGCGACGTTGGCGCCGCGCGCAGACATGGTTGCCGACGTGCCGCCGCTTCGCAAACGCCCGCTCGCGACGATGAAGGACATGGGCATGGGCGCGATGGGCGACGGCGGCGACGCGTCGTGCACTGCCGAACACGCCGCAATGGGGCATTGCACGCCCGCGGCCGATGCGGGCACCGACCATGCCGCGATGGGGCATGGTGCGGGCGGCATGAACCACAGCATGCGCGACTTCGACGTCGCGCCGCAGGTCAAGCGCGATCCGAGCGTCCAGTCGATTTCGCCGATGCCCGTCGACCGGATGGGCGAGCCGGGGCAGGGGCTGGAGGATGTCGGGCACAAGGTGATGACCTATCGCGACCTCGTCGCGCTCGACCGCAACCCCGACGTCCGCGCACCCGGCCGCTCGCTCGACATCCATCTGACGGGCAATATGGAACGTTTCATGTGGTCGTTTGACGGTGTGAAGATGTCCGACCATCACGAGCCCATCCCTTTCATCGAGGGCGAGCGCGTGCGCGTAAACCTCATCAACGATTCCATGATGAGCCACCCCATCCACCTCCATGGACATTTCTTCGAGCTGGTGACGGGGAAGGGCGACCGCGCGCCGCGCAAGCATACGGTGATCGTCCAGCCGGGCGGCATCGCCACCTTCGACTTCACCGCCGACGCGCTCGGCGACTGGGCGTTCCATTGCCACCTTCTTTATCACATGCACGCTGGCATGATGCGCGTTGTCAGTGTCCGTCCGAAGGGGGACGCGGCATGA
- a CDS encoding copper resistance protein B, translated as MTRASLLLAGISVMAVTAPAAAQSGHGGHGNAPAAPVVEAPIPMDHGDGAQMDMESSATCTAEHAAMGHCTPEPEDAAAPEAPADPACPPEHAAMGHCTPAAPVPTAASGAVGTDLAPGDAPAPPVPDDWYADRLYPKGDMEHSRHVMMEESGGLTTAFLSFNLAEYQARKGRDGYRWEAEGWYGGDIHRFTIKSKGEGAFGEAIESAETQLLYSRAVGPYFNLQAGVRQDAGHGPDRTYATVGFEGLAPYWFEVEGALFLSNKGDLSGRIEGYYDQRITQKLILQPMAELNFAVQDVPERGIGSGLSDMELGLRLRYEVVREFAPYVGVEWARKLGDTARFARAAGEGASGVSLVMGVRAWF; from the coding sequence ATGACGCGCGCGTCGCTGCTGCTGGCCGGCATCTCCGTCATGGCTGTCACAGCTCCGGCCGCTGCCCAGTCGGGCCATGGCGGGCACGGCAACGCGCCTGCGGCGCCGGTTGTCGAAGCGCCGATACCGATGGACCATGGCGATGGCGCGCAGATGGATATGGAGTCGTCGGCAACCTGCACGGCGGAACATGCGGCCATGGGGCATTGCACGCCGGAGCCCGAGGACGCGGCCGCACCCGAAGCGCCTGCCGATCCGGCTTGTCCGCCCGAACATGCGGCCATGGGCCATTGCACGCCCGCAGCGCCGGTACCGACTGCGGCTTCCGGCGCGGTCGGGACCGACCTTGCGCCCGGCGACGCGCCCGCGCCCCCTGTTCCGGATGACTGGTATGCCGATCGTCTCTACCCGAAAGGCGATATGGAGCATTCGCGCCATGTAATGATGGAAGAGAGCGGGGGTCTGACAACGGCCTTCCTCAGCTTCAATCTCGCCGAATATCAGGCCCGCAAGGGACGTGACGGCTATCGATGGGAAGCCGAGGGCTGGTACGGCGGCGACATCCATCGCTTCACGATCAAGAGCAAGGGCGAAGGTGCCTTCGGCGAAGCCATCGAAAGCGCCGAAACGCAATTGCTCTACAGCCGCGCGGTCGGCCCCTATTTCAACCTGCAGGCCGGCGTACGCCAGGATGCGGGGCACGGCCCCGACCGCACCTATGCTACTGTCGGCTTTGAAGGCCTCGCGCCCTATTGGTTCGAGGTCGAGGGTGCGCTTTTCCTGTCGAACAAGGGCGACCTTTCGGGCAGGATCGAGGGCTATTATGACCAGCGCATCACCCAGAAGCTGATCCTGCAGCCGATGGCCGAGCTCAATTTCGCGGTGCAGGACGTGCCCGAAAGGGGCATCGGGTCGGGGCTATCGGACATGGAGCTCGGCCTTCGCCTTCGCTACGAGGTTGTCCGGGAGTTCGCTCCCTATGTCGGGGTCGAATGGGCCCGCAAATTGGGCGACACGGCACGCTTTGCCCGCGCCGCAGGCGAGGGCGCGAGCGGCGTCAGCCTTGTCATGGGTGTCAGAGCCTGGTTCTGA
- the copD gene encoding copper homeostasis membrane protein CopD translates to MADTLMIGIRFLLFADLMLILGLAAFPLYALGRLEGDVTGITAGFAVAQPWLCGVGFLASLGGMLTLTASMQGVAVGDVAPAMFVSMATETEVGRAWIARMLALGVAIVAAGQLRRRPSGAGIILTLASAIALASLAWSGHAAASEGLAGTIHRAADALHMIAAGIWLGAIAAFLVLLRPAADDGEQPRFRIAAQSLERFARVGTGCVIAIAATGLINFEIIVGLDSASRVLRSTYGYLLIAKLLLFSGMLALAALNRWRLTPALADTDGRPSSTAIRRSLALEASAAASILALVAILGTLEP, encoded by the coding sequence ATGGCCGACACCCTCATGATCGGCATCAGGTTCCTCCTTTTCGCGGACCTGATGCTGATCTTGGGGCTGGCGGCATTCCCGCTTTACGCGCTCGGCCGCCTTGAGGGTGACGTGACCGGCATTACCGCCGGGTTCGCGGTCGCGCAGCCCTGGCTGTGTGGCGTCGGTTTCCTCGCGTCGCTCGGTGGGATGCTCACTCTCACTGCGAGTATGCAGGGCGTCGCCGTCGGCGATGTCGCGCCGGCAATGTTCGTCTCGATGGCGACCGAAACCGAGGTCGGCAGAGCATGGATCGCAAGGATGCTGGCGCTGGGTGTGGCGATCGTCGCGGCCGGGCAGCTCCGCAGGCGGCCGTCGGGCGCCGGCATCATATTGACCCTCGCATCGGCAATCGCCCTGGCAAGCCTCGCCTGGTCCGGTCACGCCGCCGCCAGCGAAGGGCTTGCGGGAACCATCCATCGCGCCGCCGACGCGCTCCATATGATCGCCGCCGGGATATGGCTCGGCGCCATCGCCGCGTTTCTCGTTCTTCTCCGTCCCGCAGCCGATGATGGCGAGCAGCCGAGGTTTCGCATAGCAGCGCAAAGTCTCGAGCGCTTCGCCCGGGTCGGCACCGGCTGCGTGATCGCGATCGCCGCAACCGGCCTGATCAACTTCGAAATCATTGTGGGACTGGACAGCGCGAGCCGCGTGCTTCGCTCAACCTACGGATATCTGCTCATCGCCAAGCTTCTGCTCTTTTCAGGCATGCTCGCGTTGGCCGCTCTGAACCGCTGGCGGCTGACCCCGGCCCTTGCCGACACAGATGGCAGGCCTTCGAGCACTGCAATTCGCCGCAGCCTTGCGCTCGAGGCGAGCGCTGCCGCCAGCATCCTTGCTCTTGTCGCGATACTCGGGACGCTTGAACCCTGA
- a CDS encoding RNA polymerase sigma factor — translation MTVDLSQCSDRDLAALALSGRQDAYREFLARYKAAVFRLIRSNVGDENEAMDLTQESFVAGFAALGRYDGERPFRIWISRIALNKCRDWARRRAVRSFFTRALPLEAAYDVAGEGPTVEAEAADRAQLARVQQAIADLPSSLREVIVLRGVEELSQSEAAEMLGISEKAIETRLYRARGRLREMLGE, via the coding sequence GTGACTGTCGATCTGTCGCAATGCAGCGACCGCGATCTCGCGGCGCTTGCCCTTTCCGGTCGGCAGGATGCGTATCGCGAATTTCTGGCGCGCTATAAGGCTGCCGTCTTTCGCCTGATCCGCAGCAATGTCGGCGACGAGAATGAGGCGATGGACCTGACGCAGGAGAGCTTTGTCGCCGGCTTCGCGGCGCTTGGCCGTTATGATGGCGAGCGGCCGTTTCGCATCTGGATTTCGCGCATCGCGCTCAACAAATGCCGCGACTGGGCGCGCCGCCGTGCGGTCCGGTCGTTCTTCACCCGCGCACTTCCTCTTGAAGCTGCATATGACGTCGCCGGTGAGGGCCCGACTGTCGAAGCGGAGGCTGCCGACCGCGCCCAATTGGCCCGAGTACAGCAGGCGATCGCCGATCTGCCGTCCAGTCTTCGCGAAGTCATCGTATTGCGCGGCGTCGAGGAACTCAGCCAGTCGGAGGCGGCGGAGATGCTGGGTATCAGCGAGAAGGCGATCGAGACGCGCCTCTATCGTGCGCGCGGCAGGCTGCGCGAGATGCTCGGCGAATGA
- a CDS encoding ECF-type sigma factor, producing the protein MVPWQVRRKSIDPDTSAASDFPGRADDLIALLYSELRVIARREHFRAGQPQTLQPTALINEAYVKLQRRDGWESQSHFLGCAATAIRHILIDAARARMASKRDAPSYSFTQSLDSMAAAIPEDAEIVKLGEALKALSEVDANLAKVVDCRFFAGLDEKETAAVLGVSDRTVRRWWVQARAWIHVEMAA; encoded by the coding sequence GTGGTCCCATGGCAGGTGCGGAGAAAGTCGATCGACCCCGATACGAGTGCGGCGTCCGATTTTCCCGGAAGGGCCGATGACCTGATCGCGCTCCTTTACAGCGAGCTTCGGGTCATCGCGCGGCGTGAGCATTTTCGGGCCGGTCAGCCCCAGACACTTCAGCCGACGGCGCTGATCAATGAGGCCTATGTCAAATTGCAGCGCCGCGATGGCTGGGAGAGCCAGTCGCATTTTCTGGGCTGCGCGGCGACCGCGATCCGCCATATCCTGATCGATGCCGCGCGTGCGCGTATGGCATCGAAACGCGATGCTCCATCCTACAGCTTCACGCAAAGCCTCGATTCGATGGCCGCCGCGATCCCGGAGGATGCCGAGATCGTGAAACTGGGCGAAGCGCTGAAAGCCTTGTCCGAGGTCGACGCCAATCTTGCCAAGGTGGTCGATTGTCGCTTTTTTGCGGGCCTCGACGAGAAAGAGACGGCGGCGGTGCTTGGCGTCTCTGATCGCACAGTGCGGCGCTGGTGGGTGCAGGCGCGCGCGTGGATCCACGTTGAAATGGCGGCCTGA